From one Lotus japonicus ecotype B-129 chromosome 3, LjGifu_v1.2 genomic stretch:
- the LOC130747046 gene encoding S-type anion channel SLAH4-like, translating to MVEMSNSEKQPQTHIALPIVIDIPVTKTQSHNHNKSQIHVQSSSILSQIHAGYFRISLALSSQALLWKVLIEPIEDAHALRKIFSFIPSTAFTFLWYLALFTLVTLSFLYVLRCVFHFDMVKDEFLSHVGVNYLFAPWISCLLLLESSPFVPSNSLSHRVLWCVFVTPVVVLDVKIYGQWFTKGKRFLSAVANPTSQLSVIGNLVGARVAAEMGWKESAICLFSLGISHYLVLFVTLYQRLPGNDNSLPPLLRPVFFLFFAAPSVASLAWRSISDEFDTASKMLFFLSFFLFMSLVSRPLLFKKSMKKFNVAWWAYSFPLTALALASAEYAHQVKGLTAHAVMLVLSLISVLVSVVLMIVTALNTSIPLPANNLDSDQKSNCTAT from the exons ATGGTTGAAATGAGCAACTCTGAGAAACAACCACAAACTCATATAGCATTACCAATAGTTATAGACATTCCAGTCACCAAAACTCAATCCCATAATCACAACAAGTCTCAAATCCATGTCCAATCTTCTTCAATTCTATCACAAATCCATGCAGGGTATTTCAGAATCAGCTTAGCCCTCTCAAGTCAAGCCTTGTTGTGGAAGGTCCTCATTGAACCAATCGAAGACGCACACGCTcttagaaaaatattttcattcatACCCTCCACTGCTTTCACTTTCCTATGGTATCTAGCCTTGTTCACACTAGTCACACTCTCTTTTCTCTATGTTCTAAGATGTGTGTTTCACTTTGACATGGTGAAAGATGAGTTCTTAAGCCATGTGGGAGTGAACTACCTCTTTGCTCCATGGATTTCATGTCTACTTTTGCTAGAGTCATCACCATTTGTTCCCTCTAATTCACTTAGCCACAGAGTTCTTTGGTGTGTGTTTGTGACTCCTGTGGTGGTGCTTGATGTGAAGATCTATGGCCAGTGGTTCACAAAGGGGAAGAGGTTTCTGTCGGCGGTCGCGAACCCAACAAGCCAATTGTCTGTGATTGGAAACTTGGTAGGGGCTCGGGTGGCTGCGGAGATGGGTTGGAAAGAGAGTGCAATTTGCTTGTTTTCTCTTGGGATTTCGCATTACTTGGTGCTTTTTGTGACTCTGTATCAGAGGTTGCCAGGGAATGATAATAGCCTCCCTCCTCTGCTGCGTCCTgtgttcttcttgttctttgcGGCGCCAAGCGTAGCCAGCTTGGCTTGGCGCTCCATTAGTGACGAGTTCGATACCGCTTCGAAGATGCTGTTCTTTCTCTCCTTCTTCCTTTTCATGTCTCTG GTTTCAAGGCCTCTGCTATTTAAGAAGTCCATGAAGAAATTCAATGTGGCATGGTGGGCTTATTCTTTTCCTCTGACGGCTTTGGCGCTTGCTTCAGCAGAATATGCACATCAAGTTAAGGGACTCACTGCTCATGCTGTTATGTTGGTCTTATCATTGATCTCAGTTTTGGTGTCTGTGGTTTTAATGATTGTCACTGCTCTCAACACTAGCATACCCTTACCAGCTAACAACCTTGACTCAGATCAGAAAAGCAATTGCACAGCAACGTGA